The nucleotide sequence CCAGGAGTATACAATATAGGCTGAGTAGCAAATGCAGAAGTAAATGTTATAAAGTAGCTAGtcacactggggtttttttaactcttttgatTTGTGTATTTTCATGTTCACAGATCTACTGTAGTTTTCTGCCACTTAatgctaacaggaaaaaaacaaaaaacaaaaaaaccccctcatctGCTTGAGGAGATTCTGTTGTAATGTATCCAGTGGCTGTTCCTGCACCAGGAGGTGAAGGAAATAATGGACAACATgggaaacttatttttttcctttttgtttttggaGCTGTGTTGCTCTGCGCTGGATTCCTGCTTTCAGTCTTTATTCTCCAGTCGTGCCCATCTGGAACCTTCAGTGACTGTAATGAGGTCCTCAAGGCTGCGGGGCCCGTGCTCACTGTAACTGGACTGGTTTGTGTTTTACTGGCCCGATCAAGGGCTAGGCTGTATATAAGACAAAGACAATTGCAAAATGAGCAGGTGTACAGCCTTATTTTTTGTCACGGTAGCTGTCAGTTTGCCCAGTTTCTCATATTTGGATTCCTGTTTTTAACTAGTGGAATGCTAATTAGCATCCTGGGCATTTGGGTtcctggctgcagccccagctggcACAGCATACAGCTCAACCACACCGGCAGTTCTGATGTGGACCTCCAGGGCTGTGGATTCCTGTCACTTCAAATCATGGGACCTTTGATTGTGCTCACTGGGTTGTGTTTCTTCGTGATAGCtcatgttaaaaagaaacaaaacttaaatCTCAACCAAGAATCTTGCGAAAGTGAAGAACATCCTGAGAGCCCTGACTCTTTTCAGGTTACAGTAGGTGGGTAAATAATGTGTGAACTTTACGTTTGAGAGtttgtagggatttttttccccttcatgatTTATCTCTGAATATTACTCATTTGAGCTCTAAGCATGTCAGTTGTGGCATGTCGAACCAGCCAAAACAGAATAATGTTGCTTTGCCTTGTATGTTTACTGCATGGTCAGTTCAGTTACCTTTCTCTCAAAGACAACGCCTCTCCTTTGGCATAAAAAGAAAGGTCTGACTGTCTGTGCAAAAGAAGCCATGTCATCTGACACAAATGAGTCCAATCCCACTTCCTTTCACCAACGGTATAGCTGACACTGCAAATCACAGGTCTAATGACTTCTGTGACtatatttaagatttattttagcCTTGAGCTCTGACCCCTTAAACAAAGAATCTGCTTCATAATACAGtgtactgtatttttttgttgttgtcatggCCACATCTTCCATCAGTCAGAGATGTAATTGCAAGATGCTTCTGTTAATTGCACAGTATTTGAGTAAAAGTGGTGTGTTAGCAGGGAATGCTCCCCTGCATATAGCACTGCTTTTAATACCCCATGAATACATTCTGTGCATACATTATGCAGGTAACTTTCTAGCTCGCAGAAAGGATTAGTGAGTCAATTGTAGTATTGGTTGACCGTCATCTGACTGACTGGACTTGAAATCCATTatgcaaaactttttttccttctgcctgtcAAACCAGTGTACAGACCTGTAACCTGGTGACCCTCAGAAAACGTGAGGGTTTAAAGTCAGTTTTCCAGCCACCAGGATAAATCCAAGTGTCATAAAAAGGAATTCAGGTAGTCTTTAAAGGCAAGAAAGCAAAATTAGTGGATTCCTTTTATACTTCCATcaagaaaagtaaaactgaaagGCTGAGGTCTAGTTGGCATAGTGACATTCTGGAACACTGGCGACTCAGCTAAAAAACATCCCCCACCTCACTCAACATTTTTGATGCTCCCTGACCTGTCTCTGCACACAAACTTCGAAGGAAGAAAGGTGCCAGGCAGCTGTGAATGTTTATATAAATTATGCAAGCTCAGTGACTGATAcaaactttctgttttaaaaaaaaaaaaaattttaaactccTCAATTGCAAAGTTGAAATTGGCAGATATGCTGCACTTAGTACTGAATACACTTAATAATGAATTATGTATCAATAGTGTCATGGTACTAATGTTAGTAGTGCGCCTTCAGCTACAAGTAATTTAGTAGGCAAACTGTCAAGGCACACAAAACCAATCATCAGAACCATTAATGACTTGAATACTTTTGTTGTAACACTGCAGTAGATGTGGAGAAACTTAAACTGCCCTGTTTTAGATATGTGAGGAAAACTGAATACTTGCCTACCCTTAAAGTAAGCCAACAGTAACTGTGTACAGTTTCTGAAGACAGCCAACAGTAAAGAGGTTTGTGTCTTAGCTAGATGGAACATGTCCTCTGCACAGCtgtattttctaaatgaaatctTCCATTTATGAATATGCTGCATCTTTATTTTGGGATAATTTGGGTTTTGAACTTAACTCCAATGTACTTTAACAGCCCAGAATATAACAGTTCTGTATGTGGGATCATTGCATTTTATCTTAAAAGGTAGACAAGTACAAATACTGTAATTCCAAGGACAGGAAATATTCTAGGATACAGTTAGAATAAACAGTGGTGCTCAATTTTTCAGAGGTAGTAATTGGTGTGGTTTTTTCCTAGGTGATGCTGTAATGGTATTCCCACCTCCACCACCTCCTTATTTTGCGGATGCTGTGTCACCAACTGTGACACATTGTCTTATGTCAAGTGGTTTGCCTACAAGTGAAAACCCTCCACCATACCACTCTATCTTCAGTGATGGGTAAGACTTTTCTTCTTTGGCATTGGAAATCTGAGCTGTTTCTCAAGGTATCCAAGACAATGTTCTTAAATAATCACTGTGAATTAACTTTCTACTAGGCACTACAAAGTTTTCTAGTGCATCACTTGACTAACTTTGGATACCTTACTTGAAATGGCATTAAAATACCCTAGTGTAAAAGGGGAATCACAAACCACAGAGTGTCCTTCATGAAGCTTGAATTCTTACCAGTTTGTTATGACTGAAAAGAActtctgaagtgaaaataaagCCTTAAATCTGTGGCCTTATTAAATATACTTAGGTTAGATTTCTTCCACAGATTGTCCAAGAGAAAGTGCCCCTGACAGCAGTGCCCCAGTAGCATGATATCTACACTGCCAGATTTTAGGAAGCCTCTGTAGAATCAATGCAGCGAGCCCTTCATGACAGCTATCCCCAGGCCCTGTGACCCTGGGAACACCATGTTAGTGTATTCTGTTCTCCCTGTGACCCTTATCTCACTGCTTTGAGGAGGTGAGACCTGCTGTGCTGGTCTGCCTTGTTGCTGCTGTGGCAGTGTGTTGAGATAAAAGGATTCCTTGATACTGCAGGAGTAGAGCAGGAGGCTCCAGGGAGCTTAAAAGGGAGGTTGCAGTGCCAACTTCATCTCAAGATGTTGTACCTTACCCATGCAGCCACCCTTCTATACACTGAGTACAGCTGATTTGCTAGATGCTGCCATCACCAAGCTCAGGGAGCAAGAGCTGCCAACTGAGTGAAGAGTTGTCTGCACCACAAGAACTTGCAGGGTCATTTATTCCCTGTGTGTTACTGCCAGTGGGCTGCTAACTTGAGGGTGAAAAAGGTCACTGCAAGGGCCACATACAAGGAGCCAGGACTAGATCTGGCCAGGAGAGCTAGATGCCACATGCCTAGAGCTCCCAACTTACTTTCAGGCCCTTAATGATCCAGAATTGACTTGGCTTTACCTTTTGGAGCCAGCTTGGTTTTGATCTGTGAGTCAGTAGGTGGTGTGGGACTTTTTCATTGAATTACTTTAGTTTACAAGACTGTACCTGCAGCATTCTAAGCACCATCACTGCAGCAAGAGCCCCAGCCTGCCTGGTTGCATCCAATTGTAGTAGTTGTTGGGCCATTGCTTTAATAGCTTTCCACTATACTCCAGACTTCTCTGCTCACATGAGGCAGTGCATTCCATGACCAGCTGTACCAGCTATGTGCCTGATGTCAGTACTTCTTCAAAACTCTAGTGCTAATCTTCCTTTTGAAGCAAGCAAGCACGAACCCTCTTCGTGCCCAAAGACCTAAATGCTGCAGGAGGAAGATACTTGTGTTGGCAAGGGTGCTTATTCTTGTTACCATGCTGTGTGCAGCCATGTCTGTGGTTTTTTAGTCATCTTTTGAAGTATACCTGGTGAATTTTGAGGCTCAGCTCCACTGTGCGACACACTGTTCTCTAGTCAATCACCATCAACTCCTCATACTGTCTTCCGTTTCCTGGTGCCCTCCTCTAAACATTTTCTCCCCATCTTTGTTGGAGACAgcagatgcctttttctgttgctATTACCACAAGCCAGACtgtccttctgctttttctcaaaatatttttttttaacatggaataaACACCTCTCTGTTGAAAACCCTACTCACTCTTTCTTGCTACTAGTGCAACACTCTCTAGTGCACAGTGGGATTggcccccaaacaaaaaaattatcatgTACATACCACATGGGAAGGGAGATGCTCAGTGTTTGGTTCCCACTGACTGAGGTCCAGCTTGAGGTTGATGACTTGTGCTGAAGGATGCAATGCCTAATAAACCCTAGCTACACACATAATTCATTTAGTCTGCTGTTTTTCCACTTAAATTGTTTCCGAGAGAGTACTTTTTGTACAAAGCTGATGAGAATCTGTTGATTACTCAGTGCCCTAAACACCTGCCAGTTCAGGATGACAAGGGTAGATGTGGGGATGAGAAGGATGTCAGGGTTGATCAAGCAAAAGTGCCTTCCAGAGAGCAGTGGCTCTCATGACCAGGCACAAAGTGTTGTGtgaagaaacattttattaagTATAAAAGTCTTTGCCTGTTCTCAGATTGCAAGTGAAATATATCAGCTCTCAGAACTATACTGCTGCAGTCAAAGGGCACCCAGAGcaagcaggagagaaaataaactcctgctgctgaaagaagGAATTTACATGAAGTGTCTGTGTTCTTATTGGGCTGGGTGAAGGCATCCACAGCTGGAAGGTGTTTCATACCAGCTGCTGTTAGTCCTGCAGTTAGGCACCACACTGAGCCTGTCTGTGCTACAGTTCCAGCATGCGCTGTAACTCCCTTCTGGCGTGTACATCCCAGATGTACATACAAAGCAAATGGATGTGTGGAGAAATGACTCGCCCTGAGTGTGAACCTGGACCTCTGGTAACCTTCAGGCAGCCAATTCAAGTATGGTCTAAGGGCACCCtcaaaaaacatttcagtttaaatACATATAGAAGACCAGGCTGGAGTGGGTAACTGGGAGAAATATGGGAACATACATGTTCTGCTATAGCCTTACAAGCAGCTAAGAGACAGAGTGACACTTGTACCACCTATATGTAAAAGTACAATGCACAAAACTGAGGGCCACAAGTCCTCTCTACCCTGTAATTTCAGGCCCTGAGTGGGCTGCCTGCCCATGTGCTTGGTAAAATGTGTGGATTATCAAAAGGTGTGAAAGAATGCAAGCAGTACATCCtgcactgaaaaaggaaaaacaaagggcAGTGGGGGAATGGCAAAAAAGCTAGTTCCTCAGACTTCTTGTGGGCTCTCCCTGCTGGTGCACATACCAGGTGACCCCTCTTTCCTTCACCCATTCTCCTACAAAATCCCC is from Harpia harpyja isolate bHarHar1 chromosome Z, bHarHar1 primary haplotype, whole genome shotgun sequence and encodes:
- the TMEM171 gene encoding transmembrane protein 171, with amino-acid sequence MYPVAVPAPGGEGNNGQHGKLIFFLFVFGAVLLCAGFLLSVFILQSCPSGTFSDCNEVLKAAGPVLTVTGLVCVLLARSRARLYIRQRQLQNEQVYSLIFCHGSCQFAQFLIFGFLFLTSGMLISILGIWVPGCSPSWHSIQLNHTGSSDVDLQGCGFLSLQIMGPLIVLTGLCFFVIAHVKKKQNLNLNQESCESEEHPESPDSFQVTVGDAVMVFPPPPPPYFADAVSPTVTHCLMSSGLPTSENPPPYHSIFSDGAQLADDGRTVAVRDYETIYTISGSSSPSDILPMLYLSSESPPQYEEKASITNNEYSPSSSSSSSTISLATSDTSS